From Macrobrachium nipponense isolate FS-2020 chromosome 6, ASM1510439v2, whole genome shotgun sequence, a single genomic window includes:
- the LOC135216513 gene encoding uncharacterized protein LOC135216513 gives MAEVSPRGEPSSLKMAVPEAVYGIPVIQKDPASLSVRSDSYSEADAPLASSSDGTSALCPKRCSSSSSSSSSSSSSSSSSSSRSSSSGSIAFIPRGRVLESLKKRVSTKKVIPEKHRDKGSESHSNSSSCGPLLEEADPPAAKHKMFCSLRVHSVNAHAPCGATRI, from the exons gcagtgcccgaggcggtgtatggaaTCCCTGTGATTCAAAAAGACCCAGCATCTCTCTCAGTCAGAAGCGACTCCTACAGTGAGGCAGACGCGCCTCTAgcctcctcctctgacgggacgtcagccctctgtccaaaaCGCTG tagtagtagtagtagtagtagtagtagtagtagtagtagtagtagtagtagtagtagtcgtagtagtagtagtggtagtatagCATTTATTCCAagaggtcgagtgctagaatccttgaagaaaagagtttccacaa AAAAAGTTATTCCAGAAAAACatcgggacaaaggctctgaatctcatagtaattccTCTTCGTGTGGACCACTTCTCGAAGAAGCAGATCCACCTGCGGCTAaacacaaaatgttttgttccttgcgcGTGCACTCTGTTAATGCTCATGccccgtgtggggccactcgcaTTTGA